In the Opitutaceae bacterium genome, one interval contains:
- a CDS encoding methyltransferase domain-containing protein, which translates to MPTWDPDLYLRFANERTQPTIDLVARLGEIRPATIIDLGCGPGNSTAILLKRFPEAKIIGLDHSDEMIEQARAALPLIDWIHADVRLWKPDYHFDLVFSNAALQWVPDHARLVPQLMGWLNPAGVLAVQMPLHYDSPLQQIIQKVARDPSWAHRMDGPLNALTRHPSGFYYDILSGLSAHIDIWQTEYFHQLESPQAIVDWMRGTGLRPFLEALTTESERQQFEEAVLAGTTAAYPRQKDGRVLFPFKRQFVIAHA; encoded by the coding sequence ATGCCGACCTGGGATCCGGATCTCTACCTCCGATTTGCCAACGAACGCACCCAGCCCACGATCGACCTGGTTGCCCGTCTTGGTGAAATCCGTCCCGCTACCATCATTGACCTGGGTTGCGGCCCGGGCAACAGCACGGCGATCCTCCTCAAGCGATTTCCCGAAGCGAAAATCATCGGACTCGACCACTCCGATGAGATGATCGAACAGGCGCGGGCGGCGCTGCCGCTGATCGATTGGATTCATGCGGACGTGCGCCTCTGGAAGCCGGATTACCACTTTGATCTGGTCTTCTCCAATGCCGCTCTCCAATGGGTCCCCGATCACGCCAGGCTTGTTCCCCAATTGATGGGTTGGCTGAATCCGGCAGGCGTATTGGCGGTGCAAATGCCGCTTCACTACGACTCGCCACTCCAGCAGATCATCCAGAAGGTCGCGCGAGACCCATCCTGGGCGCACCGGATGGATGGCCCGCTGAATGCCCTGACCCGACACCCGTCGGGATTCTACTATGACATCCTGAGCGGACTGAGCGCCCACATCGATATCTGGCAAACCGAGTACTTCCATCAACTCGAGAGTCCGCAGGCCATCGTGGACTGGATGCGGGGCACCGGCCTCCGGCCTTTTCTCGAAGCGCTGACGACCGAGAGCGAGCGCCAACAATTCGAGGAAGCCGTCCTCGCAGGAACGACCGCCGCCTATCCCCGGCAAAAGGACGGCCGTGTGCTCTTCCCTTTCAAGCGGCAATTCGTGATCGCCCACGCCTGA
- a CDS encoding ester cyclase, with amino-acid sequence MADDPTSELREFARLYTAAWCSQDPASVAGFFSPDGSLTINGGTPSLGRGEIAEAARGFMTAFPDLMVQMDDLVVEQDRTIYKWTLEGTNNGPGGTGHRVRISGWEEWQMGDDGLIARSLGNFDAAEYQRQVDQGR; translated from the coding sequence ATGGCAGACGACCCAACTTCAGAGCTTCGCGAATTCGCGAGGCTGTACACGGCGGCCTGGTGCAGTCAGGATCCGGCCAGCGTTGCCGGGTTCTTTTCGCCGGATGGGTCGTTGACCATCAATGGAGGCACGCCGTCATTGGGGCGAGGTGAGATCGCCGAGGCTGCCCGGGGGTTCATGACCGCCTTTCCCGACCTGATGGTCCAGATGGACGACCTTGTGGTGGAACAGGACCGGACCATCTACAAATGGACGCTTGAGGGGACCAACAACGGTCCCGGTGGCACCGGTCACCGCGTCCGGATCAGCGGGTGGGAAGAATGGCAGATGGGGGATGACGGATTGATCGCCAGATCGCTCGGGAATTTCGATGCCGCCGAATACCAGCGGCAGGTCGACCAAGGCAGGTAG
- a CDS encoding ABC transporter substrate-binding protein, whose amino-acid sequence MMRNRFVHLLSVSLLAVFLSLQAGCGRGGDSSAAPETFIFARGSDAQKLDPADVDDGESVNTLTQICEGLVRFKSGTLEIEPCLAKSVMIEPDGLTYRFELREGVTFHDGTPLTAEVALFSFRRQMEDDHPGHLPGANFQYWRYLYQDVIAVEAEGPMTIVFRLSQPNASLLNSLAIFPAFLVSPAGLDTYGADFQRHPIGTGPWRFVSWEPNEAIIMERNPDYWDKAHAPQFERLVMKVVPDNTVRLLELRSGRVHGLDGLQPAEVVYLDADPGFTVYQHAGLNVGYLSFNLNLPKYQNPEIRAAIAMAINRTELAMVALDGAGRPATYPIPPGFLGEPSLPDPIVRDVEKAREIIARHADLFTEPIKLQVMSAPRQYFPDPVKVASFIRSELERIGLQVEIVSKDFKSHLADLRDFNYDLGLIGWVGDNGDTDNFLGILLGSWAAVKGSATNFSDYRNEEMDRVLLAARAETNKAVRQKLYEEALAIWRRDLPIVPLIHGDNIAVMRSEVTGFELQLIGDLRLGPLGWKARGEGDR is encoded by the coding sequence ATGATGCGAAATCGATTTGTGCACCTTCTGTCAGTCTCCCTGCTCGCCGTATTTCTCAGCCTGCAGGCGGGCTGTGGTCGGGGAGGGGACAGCTCCGCTGCTCCGGAGACCTTCATCTTTGCCCGGGGCAGCGATGCCCAGAAGCTGGATCCTGCGGATGTGGATGACGGGGAATCGGTCAACACCCTGACCCAGATCTGCGAGGGGCTTGTCCGCTTCAAGTCCGGGACCCTCGAGATCGAACCCTGCCTCGCCAAGTCTGTCATGATCGAGCCCGACGGTCTGACCTACCGCTTTGAGCTGCGGGAGGGTGTCACATTCCACGACGGGACTCCTCTGACCGCAGAGGTCGCCCTGTTCAGCTTCCGCCGGCAGATGGAGGACGATCATCCCGGCCACCTTCCCGGTGCCAATTTCCAATACTGGCGTTACCTTTATCAGGATGTGATCGCGGTCGAGGCGGAGGGGCCGATGACGATTGTCTTCCGGCTGAGCCAGCCCAACGCCTCACTCCTCAATTCGTTGGCCATCTTCCCGGCTTTTCTCGTCAGCCCGGCCGGTCTGGACACCTACGGTGCGGATTTTCAACGGCACCCGATCGGAACGGGTCCCTGGCGCTTCGTGAGCTGGGAGCCGAACGAAGCGATCATCATGGAGAGAAATCCGGACTACTGGGACAAGGCCCATGCACCCCAGTTTGAGCGTCTCGTCATGAAGGTGGTTCCGGACAACACCGTCCGCCTGCTCGAACTCCGATCGGGCCGGGTGCACGGACTGGACGGGCTCCAGCCGGCCGAGGTGGTCTATCTGGACGCGGATCCTGGCTTCACCGTCTATCAGCATGCGGGGCTCAACGTCGGATACCTCTCCTTCAATCTGAATCTGCCCAAGTATCAGAACCCGGAGATCCGGGCGGCCATCGCCATGGCAATCAACCGGACCGAACTCGCCATGGTGGCCCTGGACGGGGCGGGTCGGCCGGCGACCTACCCGATCCCGCCGGGCTTTCTCGGCGAGCCTTCGTTGCCGGACCCGATCGTTCGCGATGTCGAGAAAGCCCGCGAGATCATCGCCCGGCATGCGGATCTGTTCACGGAACCGATCAAGCTGCAGGTCATGAGTGCACCGCGTCAGTATTTCCCGGATCCGGTCAAGGTGGCGTCGTTCATCCGGAGCGAGCTCGAGCGTATCGGCCTGCAGGTGGAGATCGTCTCAAAGGATTTCAAGAGCCATCTGGCGGATCTGCGGGATTTCAACTACGACCTGGGCCTGATCGGCTGGGTCGGGGACAACGGCGACACCGACAATTTCCTCGGCATCCTGCTCGGCAGCTGGGCGGCCGTGAAGGGTTCGGCCACGAACTTTTCGGACTACCGGAACGAGGAGATGGACCGGGTGCTGCTCGCGGCGCGGGCGGAGACCAACAAGGCCGTGCGTCAGAAACTCTATGAGGAAGCCCTCGCGATCTGGCGTCGTGATCTGCCGATCGTCCCCCTGATCCATGGCGACAATATCGCCGTCATGCGCTCAGAAGTGACCGGGTTTGAGCTGCAATTGATCGGCGACCTGCGCTTGGGACCGCTGGGTTGGAAGGCGCGGGGGGAAGGTGATCGGTAG
- a CDS encoding ABC transporter permease, with amino-acid sequence MRRHVFRFLRFVGRKLGLFVVIFLITSMALFLAIRAIPGDPVALRLKNPDPVRVAEERARLGLDEPVVTQYVLYVKRFWTGDWGRSLLSARPVAEDVSGFFPATLELSLCGLFLGIVVGVITAVFAEVFHLDILRRLSFLLGTIGLTLPIFWIGLLALIVGSLWLGWFPAGGRFDFALIKPPEVTGFLTIDSILDGDLRKLGVALNFLALPAFCLSFYPAAQVCSVLRARLQDPRLNTLVAALRARGLGPIRIWIHHVLKVVSAPVITVIGTNFGALLGGAVLTETVFSWPGLGRYLVTAVLDRDIYVVQNVLLLVILLVVCVVFLADFVVVLINPVATGSSEDPDS; translated from the coding sequence ATGAGGCGACACGTCTTTCGTTTCCTCCGGTTCGTCGGGCGTAAGTTGGGGCTCTTCGTGGTAATCTTCCTGATCACGAGCATGGCCCTGTTTCTGGCGATTCGGGCCATCCCCGGAGATCCGGTCGCGCTCCGGCTGAAGAACCCGGATCCTGTTCGCGTGGCCGAAGAGCGGGCCCGTCTGGGTCTGGATGAACCAGTGGTGACCCAGTATGTCCTTTACGTGAAGCGATTCTGGACGGGGGATTGGGGCCGCAGCCTCCTTTCGGCCCGACCTGTCGCCGAGGACGTCTCGGGGTTTTTCCCGGCAACCCTCGAACTTAGCCTTTGCGGTCTCTTTCTGGGAATCGTCGTTGGCGTGATCACGGCGGTCTTTGCCGAGGTCTTCCACCTGGATATCCTGCGAAGGCTGTCCTTTCTTCTGGGGACGATCGGATTGACCCTGCCGATTTTCTGGATCGGGCTCCTCGCACTCATCGTCGGCAGTCTCTGGCTGGGCTGGTTTCCGGCGGGCGGGCGGTTTGATTTTGCCCTGATCAAGCCCCCGGAGGTGACGGGGTTTCTGACCATCGACTCGATCCTCGACGGAGATTTGCGGAAACTGGGGGTCGCCCTCAACTTCCTGGCTCTGCCGGCGTTCTGCCTTTCCTTTTATCCGGCGGCTCAGGTCTGCTCGGTCCTGCGGGCCCGTCTGCAGGATCCGCGGCTGAATACCCTGGTGGCCGCCTTGCGAGCGAGGGGACTGGGACCGATCCGGATCTGGATCCACCACGTGCTCAAGGTGGTCAGCGCACCGGTCATCACGGTTATCGGGACCAATTTCGGGGCGTTGCTCGGCGGAGCCGTCCTGACGGAGACCGTATTTTCCTGGCCGGGACTCGGGCGCTACCTGGTGACGGCTGTGCTCGATCGGGACATCTATGTTGTTCAGAACGTGCTGCTCCTCGTCATTCTGCTCGTGGTCTGTGTGGTCTTTCTGGCGGATTTCGTGGTTGTTTTGATCAATCCGGTGGCCACCGGCAGTTCGGAGGATCCCGACTCATGA
- a CDS encoding ABC transporter permease subunit, whose translation MKGLPGKWSPMGVVALAWVVWSLLGLVYTPYNPQAQDFLDLRLTWWAPGHWFGVDGLGRDMLSRLWRGSGVTVVLGLAASSLTLLLSAILVALERSGPRVFKKLIRGMVSVGIALPVLFVGLLFLVFLEPSPGTLVLAAAVGSVAFGFRQLRVIWAEQAEALHVVASRALGARRGHIIRFSIWPNARLQIVSLAKLFFAVGVLELSGLTFLGLTGDPDLPELGTILRHNQTYLFQQPMLVIWPGLLLSGLLLVVHLSNVQRRV comes from the coding sequence ATGAAGGGCCTTCCGGGAAAGTGGAGTCCGATGGGAGTGGTGGCTTTGGCCTGGGTGGTCTGGTCCCTCCTTGGGCTTGTCTACACCCCCTACAATCCGCAGGCGCAGGATTTTCTGGATCTGCGGCTGACCTGGTGGGCGCCGGGGCATTGGTTCGGGGTGGACGGACTGGGCCGCGACATGCTCAGCCGGCTCTGGCGGGGGTCCGGGGTCACCGTGGTCCTTGGGCTGGCGGCGAGTTCGCTGACCCTGCTTCTTTCGGCGATCCTTGTCGCGCTGGAGCGGAGTGGGCCGCGGGTATTCAAAAAATTAATACGCGGAATGGTCTCGGTCGGGATCGCCCTGCCGGTGCTGTTCGTCGGCCTTCTCTTCCTGGTCTTTCTCGAACCGTCGCCGGGGACGCTCGTCCTGGCGGCGGCGGTGGGAAGCGTGGCCTTCGGCTTCCGGCAGTTGCGGGTGATCTGGGCGGAGCAGGCCGAGGCGCTTCACGTCGTGGCCAGCCGGGCCCTCGGGGCGCGACGCGGACATATCATCCGTTTTTCCATCTGGCCCAATGCGAGGCTGCAGATCGTGTCGCTGGCCAAGTTGTTCTTTGCGGTCGGGGTGCTGGAGCTGAGCGGCCTGACCTTTCTCGGATTGACCGGCGACCCGGATCTGCCGGAACTCGGGACCATCCTGCGCCATAACCAGACCTATCTTTTCCAGCAGCCCATGCTGGTCATCTGGCCCGGCCTGCTCCTGAGCGGCCTGCTCCTCGTCGTGCACCTGTCGAATGTGCAGCGCCGGGTGTGA
- a CDS encoding OsmC family protein → MVRISIDYQGGLHCQVRHEPSGSTFQTDAPKDNQGKGESFSPTDLVATALGSCMATTMAIVARRQGIELEGFSLTVDKEMTSEGPRKIARLTTHLHLPFARTEELGALIEATATGCPVYLSLGDSVEKPVHFHWSAA, encoded by the coding sequence ATGGTTCGGATATCGATCGATTACCAGGGTGGTCTCCATTGTCAGGTCAGGCATGAGCCTTCGGGTTCCACTTTTCAGACCGACGCCCCAAAGGATAATCAGGGGAAGGGCGAGTCATTCTCCCCGACGGACCTGGTCGCGACCGCCTTGGGGAGCTGCATGGCCACCACCATGGCCATCGTGGCGCGACGGCAGGGAATTGAGTTGGAGGGATTCTCCCTGACCGTGGACAAGGAGATGACGAGCGAGGGGCCGCGCAAGATCGCGCGGCTAACAACGCACTTGCATCTCCCCTTTGCCCGGACCGAAGAACTGGGGGCGCTGATTGAGGCGACTGCGACCGGTTGCCCGGTCTACCTCAGCCTGGGCGACTCGGTTGAGAAGCCGGTTCATTTCCACTGGTCCGCGGCCTGA